In Halovivax gelatinilyticus, the following are encoded in one genomic region:
- a CDS encoding homoserine dehydrogenase: protein MRSDSNVGRRLAILGAGAVGRSVAELAGEYGHSVVAITDSSDAAVDDSGIDVSRTFARYDRDEPLGSAVPEAIFESAYDVLIEATPTTLDDAEPGFTHARRALETDRHAVLANKGPVAERYAELRDFERESEGSLRFEATVGGAIPVLSTIETYSPEAVSTVRGVLNGTANFVLSRMAAEGLDYDHVLAEAQDLGVAEADPTFDVDGTDAALKCVIVANVLADGGFSLEDATVEGIEAIPQSALDLATADGQTIRLIGEASRDGVRVAPRLVPEHGPLSVTGTRNIVQFETRHAGTLHNSGPGAGGPETASAVLADVDRLPSRVGVDGG, encoded by the coding sequence ATGCGGTCCGATTCGAACGTCGGCCGACGACTGGCGATCCTCGGCGCGGGCGCGGTCGGACGATCGGTCGCCGAACTCGCCGGCGAATACGGTCACTCCGTCGTCGCGATCACCGACTCGTCTGACGCGGCCGTCGACGACTCGGGCATCGACGTCTCACGCACCTTCGCCCGATACGACCGCGACGAACCGCTCGGCTCGGCCGTTCCCGAGGCGATCTTCGAGTCGGCGTACGACGTCCTGATCGAAGCGACGCCGACGACGCTCGATGACGCCGAACCGGGATTCACGCACGCACGTCGGGCGCTCGAAACCGACCGACACGCCGTCCTCGCGAACAAAGGTCCCGTCGCTGAACGGTACGCCGAGTTACGCGACTTCGAACGAGAGAGCGAGGGCTCGCTCCGGTTCGAGGCGACCGTCGGCGGCGCGATTCCCGTCCTCTCCACGATCGAGACCTACTCGCCGGAGGCGGTGTCGACCGTTCGCGGCGTGTTAAACGGGACGGCGAACTTCGTCCTCTCGCGGATGGCTGCAGAGGGGCTCGACTACGATCACGTCCTGGCCGAGGCCCAGGATCTGGGCGTCGCCGAGGCGGACCCGACGTTCGACGTCGACGGAACGGACGCGGCGTTGAAGTGCGTGATCGTCGCGAACGTACTCGCTGACGGTGGATTCTCGCTCGAGGATGCGACGGTCGAGGGAATCGAGGCTATCCCCCAGAGCGCGCTCGACCTGGCGACCGCCGACGGCCAGACGATCAGATTGATCGGCGAGGCCAGCCGAGACGGCGTTCGGGTGGCACCCAGGCTGGTCCCCGAACACGGTCCGCTCTCCGTCACCGGGACGCGAAACATCGTTCAGTTCGAGACGCGTCACGCTGGTACGCTCCACAACAGCGGGCCGGGTGCTGGCGGGCCGGAGACGGCGTCGGCGGTGCTCGCCGACGTCGATCGGCTCCCCTCGCGTGTCGGGGTCGACGGCGGGTGA
- a CDS encoding ACT domain-containing protein → MDGVDEPSPVVSEMSDDLEPTPDRLATRGSTDDEADRTTTDRSHHTADPLSHPALETDTGPAPNAVRADGGTRTAVTIRIELDDEPGALVDALSPIADHGGNLRSIHHERGNRTPRGAIPVEIDFACPLDRIDRIVEALRQADVTVTQAGTHAYERKETVVLVGDRLAASLSSVLADVDGLSYASVVESSLVSPTSTDGPASASLTIAVADGRLADAFDVVGTVAADHGLDVIEPLSGVRT, encoded by the coding sequence ATGGACGGTGTGGACGAACCGTCGCCGGTGGTGAGCGAGATGAGTGACGACCTCGAACCGACGCCCGATCGACTCGCGACACGTGGGTCGACCGACGACGAGGCCGATCGTACGACGACCGACCGCTCTCACCACACAGCGGACCCACTCTCACACCCGGCGCTCGAGACCGACACCGGCCCGGCTCCGAACGCCGTTCGAGCCGATGGAGGAACCCGAACGGCCGTGACGATCCGGATCGAACTGGACGACGAACCGGGCGCGCTCGTCGACGCGCTCTCCCCGATCGCCGACCACGGGGGAAACCTCCGGTCGATCCACCACGAACGTGGCAACCGGACGCCCCGCGGCGCGATACCGGTCGAAATCGACTTCGCCTGCCCGCTCGATCGAATCGACCGCATCGTCGAGGCGCTTCGCCAGGCTGACGTCACCGTCACTCAGGCGGGTACACACGCGTACGAACGAAAAGAGACGGTCGTACTCGTCGGTGACCGACTCGCAGCGTCGCTCTCGTCGGTGCTGGCTGACGTCGACGGACTCTCCTACGCGTCGGTCGTCGAGTCGTCGCTGGTCTCGCCGACGAGCACCGACGGTCCGGCGAGCGCCAGCCTCACGATCGCGGTTGCCGACGGCCGACTCGCGGACGCGTTCGACGTCGTCGGAACCGTCGCCGCCGATCACGGCCTCGACGTGATCGAACCCCTGTCGGGGGTGCGCACCTGA
- a CDS encoding NifU family protein, with translation MTTSESEQTDPLRERVERWLATQMPIIQMHGGTSAVREADPDTGEVVIELGGGCRGCTVSDVTTGNIEAELLSWEEIDDVTVRVPDAHEQLGGPQQAESIMGIDRTEGGRGDWGSSNPGKDHL, from the coding sequence ATGACCACGTCCGAGTCCGAACAGACGGACCCACTTCGCGAGCGTGTCGAGCGCTGGCTCGCGACGCAGATGCCGATCATCCAGATGCACGGCGGCACGAGCGCCGTCAGGGAAGCCGATCCGGACACCGGCGAGGTCGTGATCGAACTCGGCGGCGGCTGTCGAGGCTGCACGGTGAGCGACGTGACGACGGGTAACATCGAGGCCGAGTTACTCTCCTGGGAGGAGATAGACGACGTCACCGTCCGCGTCCCAGACGCGCACGAACAGCTCGGCGGTCCGCAACAGGCCGAATCGATCATGGGGATCGATCGCACGGAAGGCGGTCGCGGCGACTGGGGCTCGTCGAACCCCGGAAAAGATCACCTCTGA
- a CDS encoding ROK family protein has translation MTYVAGVDLGATNVRVAIGDRSGEPIAIVRRPTPQGPRGIDVTEAVLEMLRAGCGEAGIAPGRIDAASIASIGPFDLAEGAVVDPANLPDSIDRIPLTGPVGELFETAEVSLHNDATVGVVGERFHADRNPDDMCYLTISSGIGAGLCCDGHVLSGWDGNAGEVGHTVVDPDGRLTCGCGRDGHWEAYCSGTGIPRYVRYLADREPSVETDLPLEAAGFDAADVFDRAGADPLADLVIERIGRWNATGVANLVHATAPMVVTIGGAVATNNPSLVVDPIREHLAPLVVSNVPDIRLTTLGDDVVIYGALASALTGGSGDRSVLE, from the coding sequence ATGACCTACGTCGCGGGCGTCGATCTCGGGGCGACGAACGTCAGGGTCGCGATCGGCGATCGTTCGGGCGAACCGATCGCCATCGTTCGCCGACCGACGCCGCAAGGGCCGCGGGGGATCGACGTCACCGAGGCCGTCCTGGAGATGCTCAGAGCGGGTTGTGGCGAGGCCGGAATCGCTCCCGGCCGGATCGACGCCGCGTCGATCGCCTCGATCGGTCCGTTCGATCTCGCCGAAGGCGCCGTCGTTGACCCGGCGAACCTCCCTGATTCGATCGACCGAATTCCGCTCACCGGTCCCGTCGGCGAGCTGTTCGAGACGGCGGAGGTCTCCCTGCACAACGACGCGACGGTCGGCGTCGTCGGCGAGCGGTTCCACGCGGATCGGAATCCGGACGATATGTGTTACCTGACGATCTCGTCGGGGATCGGCGCCGGGTTGTGCTGTGACGGCCACGTCCTCTCGGGCTGGGACGGAAACGCCGGCGAGGTCGGCCACACCGTCGTCGATCCGGACGGCCGTCTCACCTGCGGCTGCGGCCGTGACGGTCACTGGGAGGCGTACTGCTCCGGCACCGGGATCCCCCGGTACGTCCGCTACCTCGCCGACCGAGAACCGTCGGTCGAGACGGACCTCCCGCTCGAGGCGGCCGGCTTCGACGCGGCCGACGTCTTCGACCGCGCCGGCGCGGACCCGCTCGCCGATCTCGTGATCGAACGGATCGGCCGGTGGAACGCCACCGGCGTGGCGAATCTCGTCCACGCGACCGCGCCGATGGTGGTCACGATCGGCGGTGCGGTCGCCACCAACAACCCGTCGCTCGTCGTCGATCCGATCCGAGAGCACCTCGCGCCGCTCGTGGTCTCCAACGTCCCCGACATCCGCCTCACCACTCTCGGCGACGACGTCGTTATCTACGGTGCGCTGGCGAGCGCCCTGACGGGTGGTTCGGGCGACAGGTCGGTGCTCGAGTAA
- a CDS encoding PAS domain S-box protein, with protein sequence MSVGHIRVGVIDRLVSLLGGDDGDESESVEKRTARDGANESHPDGLIAVDADGLIADANSLAETILGADESIVGDRVERHLPSPVTSHELECVIDGERRRYEPHVLPDRRDDSRWIHLRETSRRSLPYGGSSDDGVASSNAFEQYETIMDVVPDPVYATDETGTLTFVNRAFEEQFGIDRTTVAESDVHFSAVTTDEGAETITEALRTLHRDDDSPSRTTIESVAVTERGRTLTVENSLALQPSEGSFTGAAGVLRDVTERQRREEILSVMDRALRHNLRTNVNIIAGYAESLEGKVDDEHTDALRTIRRSANWLAKLGETIRTLERSIDETGDSHRAVEIEPLVEDTARWARTQFPAAEIDVSISARGEIDAGEPLDIALRNVVENAIVHNDADTPSVDIWVTDSPQDGWIDLSVADDGPGIPTDERSIILGTATPTQLTHGSGLGLWLSSWIVQVFNGEVEIQKNAPKGTVVTFRLRRMLRE encoded by the coding sequence ATGTCGGTGGGACACATTCGCGTGGGCGTGATCGACCGGCTCGTTTCGCTCCTCGGCGGAGACGACGGAGACGAGAGCGAGTCGGTCGAGAAACGAACAGCGCGCGACGGTGCGAACGAATCCCACCCGGACGGACTCATCGCCGTTGACGCCGACGGCCTGATCGCAGACGCCAACTCGCTCGCCGAAACCATCCTCGGCGCCGACGAGTCGATCGTCGGCGACCGGGTAGAACGCCACCTCCCGTCACCCGTTACGTCCCACGAACTTGAGTGTGTCATCGACGGCGAGCGACGACGATACGAACCGCACGTGCTTCCCGACCGGCGGGACGACTCGCGGTGGATACACCTGCGCGAAACGAGTCGGCGGAGTCTGCCCTACGGCGGATCGAGCGACGACGGGGTCGCCTCATCGAACGCGTTCGAGCAGTACGAGACCATCATGGACGTCGTGCCCGATCCGGTGTACGCGACAGACGAGACGGGAACGCTCACGTTCGTCAATCGGGCGTTCGAAGAGCAGTTCGGCATCGACCGAACCACCGTCGCCGAGTCGGACGTCCACTTTTCGGCGGTGACGACGGACGAAGGCGCCGAAACGATCACCGAGGCGCTCCGAACGCTCCACCGGGACGACGATTCGCCGTCCAGGACGACCATCGAGAGCGTCGCCGTCACCGAACGCGGTCGGACGCTCACCGTCGAGAACTCGCTCGCGCTCCAGCCCTCCGAAGGGTCGTTCACCGGCGCCGCGGGCGTCCTTCGCGACGTGACCGAGCGCCAGCGACGCGAGGAGATCCTCTCGGTGATGGATCGCGCGCTCAGACACAACCTCCGCACCAACGTCAACATCATCGCCGGCTACGCGGAGTCGCTGGAGGGGAAAGTCGACGACGAACACACCGACGCCCTGCGAACGATTCGCCGGTCGGCGAACTGGCTCGCAAAGCTCGGTGAGACGATCCGCACCTTAGAGCGCTCGATCGACGAGACCGGTGATTCCCACCGGGCAGTCGAGATCGAGCCGCTCGTCGAGGATACCGCACGGTGGGCGCGAACACAGTTTCCGGCCGCCGAAATCGACGTCTCCATCTCCGCGCGCGGCGAGATCGACGCCGGCGAACCGCTCGACATCGCGCTGCGAAACGTCGTCGAGAACGCGATCGTCCACAACGACGCCGACACGCCTTCGGTCGACATCTGGGTGACAGACTCGCCGCAGGATGGGTGGATCGACCTCTCCGTCGCCGACGACGGACCGGGCATCCCGACGGACGAGCGATCGATCATCCTCGGAACGGCCACGCCGACCCAACTCACCCACGGCAGCGGACTCGGCCTCTGGCTCTCGTCCTGGATCGTTCAGGTGTTCAACGGCGAGGTCGAGATCCAGAAGAACGCCCCAAAGGGGACGGTTGTCACCTTTAGACTCAGGCGGATGTTGCGCGAGTGA
- a CDS encoding alpha/beta fold hydrolase — protein sequence MALPDGWTTGTVDANGIEVRYYRSGDGPPIVMAHGMFDDGRRWLPLGSTLSDSFDVVAFDARGHGRSDAPETGYDIETRTADLFGLVDALSLDDPILLGHSMGAATVAWAAASRPTVPRGLILVDPSHYRSEPPVSEAELRDAALDRLSASKALSVEERIAADDLDEPFGTRHARRLAEAVDACSPNVANLAQGCDPICEAFPDITCPTLVLRRDLDVDERVPDLRVADRLDDGRLVHVPHAGHYVFRDANDAAVAELRTFLARIDGSEAAPTDRSTE from the coding sequence ATGGCGCTCCCCGACGGGTGGACGACCGGAACTGTCGACGCAAACGGGATCGAAGTTCGGTACTACCGATCCGGTGACGGACCGCCGATCGTCATGGCCCACGGGATGTTCGACGACGGGCGGCGCTGGCTTCCGCTCGGATCGACGCTCTCCGATTCGTTCGACGTCGTCGCCTTCGACGCGCGCGGTCACGGCCGATCGGACGCGCCCGAAACCGGCTACGATATCGAGACGCGCACGGCGGACCTGTTCGGTCTCGTCGACGCGCTCTCGCTCGACGATCCGATCCTCCTCGGTCACTCGATGGGGGCGGCGACGGTGGCGTGGGCGGCTGCCTCGCGGCCGACCGTCCCACGCGGACTGATCCTCGTCGACCCGTCTCACTACCGGAGCGAACCGCCGGTATCCGAAGCCGAGTTGCGGGACGCGGCCCTGGATCGACTGTCAGCGTCGAAGGCGTTGTCCGTCGAGGAACGCATCGCGGCCGACGACCTGGACGAGCCGTTCGGTACCCGTCACGCCCGCCGCCTCGCCGAAGCGGTCGACGCGTGTTCGCCGAACGTCGCCAACCTTGCACAGGGGTGCGACCCGATCTGCGAGGCGTTTCCCGACATCACCTGCCCGACGCTCGTCTTGCGACGCGACCTGGACGTCGACGAGCGAGTGCCAGACCTGCGAGTTGCCGACCGACTGGACGACGGTAGACTCGTTCACGTCCCCCACGCCGGCCACTACGTGTTTCGGGACGCCAACGACGCGGCGGTCGCCGAACTCCGGACGTTTCTGGCGCGAATCGACGGCTCGGAAGCCGCGCCGACTGATCGCTCGACGGAGTAA
- a CDS encoding ATP-binding protein: protein MDLSLDDLVCLHLLEQTPSGDDRGDLVERTPTGIAAGIGIASDDVRGRLDVFESATSLVERGLLGVTVRATEDGVERSVYSLTDEGRARAEDRRRRLFETVDGESIVNADRPLWAVADAEPDSPLGSVLAKLATKSIGPSESHAPGAQFVDRARELSELVEALESIDARGGRTVLVTGDAGVGKSALLDRLVDHASDSGMVIGRAACQRGSDEPYGPLRRAIESAFDAAVLDPLADASAAGIDEDVPLSARRSALLGDVSTAVCDRSTSQPTVLFVDDLQWADRSTLSLFERLADECAAWVYPILLIGAFRPIDDGSALATVRSRLVSSTRVSELHVAPFDWETTAAFVRRLVDDPDVPSAFVDLVQESTAGNPLIVEEAVTGMLAADEIDPGRGLYPRTTEGLDLPGGPERAVERRVESLDETGVEIVEIASVVGRTVPYDVLASAVSLPESILRDYLALLVDARLFDWTGEPGTGSVQFASGLVRETILSGLDDDRRQTVHELAAESLIETNAPPSTIADQCAAAGQLSRAISHYERAAERARATYAGEAAIESYERAIELAERLGESDRATALRLELGTVRFVRGEAELACRDFELACERALDPAVAARAHHRLAEIRIKQGTVADGLDVVEAGLRLVAERVPAADRCRLYRVRGWGLLQTGDLDGARTAFEEQLAVAEAARDPLLCGLATHDLGTLDGKTGLFERAETRLANAAATFERLEEANYGAKSLTNLSLVYRHGGDLESAICANERALSLQREHGFKETMPDSLINQALLYRAQGNLSRSVEEYEAAIEAGRQIGREERIAKARVNVAQVHAKRGRLDLADARCREAIATFDELDGVDGKTLAYATSARINELAGRGDRARADAERSLSIARELGNDDRIAAAHDALGRVYRSAGEPETARTHHETARELAADGANDVDVTRYTLELVCDVRDAGAIDEAHELAADAATAAANTDERLLDARARSIFGVTCVDVGALERAEQELSTAFEIQRTCGATVDRCETMLAQCRLDLARDDPDAARERLAVVTALVSEYGLNGFEPDVRRLRERIDAG, encoded by the coding sequence ATGGATCTTTCACTGGACGATCTCGTCTGTCTCCACCTGCTCGAACAGACGCCGTCCGGTGACGATCGCGGCGACCTCGTCGAACGCACCCCGACCGGCATCGCAGCCGGCATCGGGATCGCCTCGGACGACGTCCGCGGTCGACTCGACGTTTTCGAGTCCGCCACGTCGCTCGTCGAGCGAGGGCTCCTCGGCGTGACGGTTCGGGCGACCGAAGACGGTGTCGAGCGGAGCGTCTACTCGTTGACCGACGAGGGCCGCGCGCGGGCCGAAGACCGCAGGCGACGGCTCTTCGAAACCGTCGACGGGGAATCGATCGTCAACGCTGATCGACCGCTGTGGGCGGTCGCCGACGCCGAGCCCGACTCACCGCTCGGATCGGTACTCGCGAAACTGGCCACCAAGTCGATCGGTCCGAGCGAATCGCACGCGCCGGGCGCGCAGTTCGTCGACCGCGCCAGGGAACTGTCCGAGCTGGTCGAGGCGCTCGAGTCGATCGACGCGCGTGGTGGACGGACGGTACTGGTGACCGGCGACGCCGGCGTCGGTAAGTCGGCGCTGCTCGATCGGCTCGTCGACCACGCGTCCGACTCGGGGATGGTTATCGGTCGAGCGGCCTGTCAACGCGGGAGCGACGAACCCTACGGCCCGCTCCGTCGGGCGATCGAGAGCGCGTTCGACGCCGCGGTTCTCGATCCGTTGGCCGACGCGTCGGCCGCCGGTATCGACGAAGATGTGCCGCTTTCGGCCCGCCGAAGCGCACTTTTAGGCGACGTCTCGACGGCGGTGTGCGACCGATCGACCTCCCAGCCGACGGTCCTGTTCGTCGACGACCTGCAGTGGGCGGACCGCTCGACGCTCTCGCTGTTCGAGCGCCTGGCCGACGAGTGTGCAGCCTGGGTCTATCCGATCTTGTTGATCGGCGCGTTTCGCCCGATCGACGACGGAAGCGCCCTCGCGACCGTTCGATCCCGTCTCGTCTCGTCGACTCGAGTATCCGAACTGCACGTCGCGCCGTTCGACTGGGAGACGACGGCGGCGTTCGTCCGCCGTCTGGTCGACGATCCAGACGTCCCCTCCGCGTTCGTCGACCTCGTCCAGGAGTCGACCGCCGGGAATCCGCTCATCGTCGAGGAGGCGGTAACTGGCATGCTCGCCGCCGACGAGATCGATCCCGGGCGCGGTCTGTACCCCCGGACGACCGAGGGGCTCGACCTGCCGGGCGGTCCCGAACGGGCCGTCGAGCGGCGCGTCGAATCGCTCGACGAGACGGGGGTGGAGATCGTCGAAATCGCCTCGGTCGTCGGGCGAACGGTTCCCTACGACGTGCTCGCCTCGGCCGTCTCGCTTCCGGAGTCGATCCTCCGCGACTACCTCGCGCTGCTCGTCGACGCTCGCCTCTTCGACTGGACGGGCGAGCCGGGAACTGGTTCCGTCCAATTCGCGAGCGGCCTCGTCAGAGAGACGATCCTCTCCGGACTCGACGACGACCGCCGTCAAACCGTCCACGAACTGGCAGCCGAGAGTCTCATCGAGACGAACGCACCGCCGTCGACGATCGCCGACCAGTGTGCGGCGGCCGGACAACTGAGTCGGGCGATCTCTCACTACGAACGCGCGGCCGAACGGGCCCGGGCGACGTACGCCGGCGAGGCTGCCATCGAGTCGTACGAGCGGGCGATCGAACTGGCCGAGCGTCTCGGTGAGTCCGACCGGGCGACCGCGCTTCGCCTCGAACTCGGGACCGTGCGGTTCGTCCGCGGCGAGGCCGAACTGGCCTGCCGGGACTTCGAACTCGCGTGTGAGCGTGCGTTAGATCCCGCCGTCGCCGCCCGCGCTCACCACCGCCTGGCGGAGATACGGATCAAACAGGGCACCGTCGCGGACGGGCTCGACGTCGTCGAAGCCGGACTCCGACTGGTGGCCGAACGGGTCCCCGCGGCCGATCGCTGCCGCCTCTACCGCGTTCGGGGCTGGGGGCTATTACAGACGGGCGACCTCGACGGGGCACGGACCGCGTTCGAGGAACAACTCGCCGTCGCAGAGGCCGCTCGCGACCCGCTTCTCTGCGGTCTCGCCACTCACGATCTCGGGACGTTAGACGGGAAGACCGGATTGTTCGAGCGCGCAGAAACGCGCCTCGCGAACGCCGCCGCCACGTTCGAACGCCTCGAGGAAGCCAACTACGGCGCGAAGTCGCTGACGAACCTCTCGCTCGTCTACCGTCACGGCGGCGACCTCGAATCGGCGATCTGCGCGAACGAACGGGCGCTTTCGCTCCAGCGCGAGCACGGGTTCAAAGAGACGATGCCGGACTCGCTGATCAACCAGGCGTTGCTCTATCGCGCGCAGGGCAACCTCTCTCGCTCGGTCGAGGAGTACGAGGCCGCGATCGAAGCCGGCCGGCAGATCGGTCGGGAAGAGCGCATCGCGAAAGCCCGAGTCAACGTCGCGCAGGTCCACGCGAAGCGGGGTCGGCTCGACCTCGCGGATGCGCGCTGTCGGGAAGCGATCGCCACGTTCGACGAACTCGACGGCGTCGACGGGAAAACGCTCGCCTACGCCACCAGCGCGCGGATTAACGAACTCGCCGGACGCGGCGACCGCGCTCGGGCGGACGCCGAACGGTCACTTTCGATCGCACGGGAGCTCGGAAACGACGACCGCATCGCCGCCGCTCACGACGCACTCGGGCGCGTCTACCGATCCGCCGGCGAGCCAGAAACCGCGAGAACCCACCACGAAACGGCTCGGGAACTCGCGGCAGACGGGGCGAACGACGTCGACGTCACTCGATATACGCTCGAACTCGTCTGCGACGTTCGCGACGCCGGCGCCATAGACGAGGCCCACGAACTCGCCGCCGATGCCGCGACGGCCGCCGCGAACACCGACGAGCGACTGCTCGACGCCCGCGCCCGATCGATCTTCGGCGTGACGTGCGTCGACGTCGGAGCCCTCGAACGGGCCGAACAGGAACTCTCGACCGCGTTCGAGATCCAGCGAACGTGTGGGGCGACCGTCGATCGCTGTGAGACGATGCTCGCGCAGTGTCGACTCGACCTGGCCCGGGACGATCCGGACGCCGCTCGCGAGCGCCTCGCCGTCGTCACCGCGTTGGTCTCCGAGTACGGTCTGAACGGATTCGAACCGGACGTCCGGCGGTTGCGCGAGCGGATCGACGCCGGCTGA
- a CDS encoding universal stress protein, whose translation MTLETILLAVGPGDLDRTDALADAAIEVAGPADATVVLAHVVSPSEFDEVRSRLATGALDEETITPDDVATRHEAVEALSTALDGAGLSHEVSGVVGDRGRALISLASEIEADRVIVGGRRRTPTGKVVFGSTAQRVLLSAPCPVTFVRSGV comes from the coding sequence ATGACGCTCGAGACGATCCTCCTCGCCGTCGGTCCGGGCGATCTCGACCGAACTGATGCGCTCGCCGACGCCGCCATCGAGGTGGCCGGACCGGCCGATGCGACGGTCGTCCTGGCTCACGTCGTTTCTCCCTCCGAATTCGACGAGGTGCGCAGCCGACTCGCGACCGGGGCGCTCGACGAGGAGACGATCACGCCGGACGACGTCGCGACTCGCCACGAGGCGGTCGAGGCGCTGTCGACGGCGCTCGACGGGGCGGGACTTTCCCACGAGGTTAGTGGCGTCGTCGGCGACCGCGGTCGCGCGCTCATCTCGCTCGCTTCGGAGATCGAGGCCGATCGCGTGATCGTCGGGGGTCGCCGTCGGACGCCGACCGGAAAGGTCGTCTTCGGTTCGACGGCCCAGCGCGTCCTACTCTCTGCACCCTGTCCGGTGACGTTCGTCCGGTCCGGCGTGTGA
- a CDS encoding SDR family NAD(P)-dependent oxidoreductase: MNDLTDRTVLVTGSARGLGRALALSMAEREAAVAVHYHTSAETATGVAETARDSGASAVTTVQADVTDPESVDGLFATVEDELGPVDSLINNVGDFAPVHWDEMEFGTWQRVMDTNLTATYLCAKRALPSMREREFGRIVNVGYASAEKGLVDPVNFPYFAAKAGVIMFTRMLAADTQDDGITVNAVSPYVVENSDEFPDDLPRDRPASFEDVARPVLFFLDPENEYVSGENVEVDGGWLPEDV; the protein is encoded by the coding sequence ATGAACGACCTGACCGACCGAACCGTGCTCGTCACGGGGAGCGCCCGCGGCCTGGGTCGGGCGCTCGCGCTTTCGATGGCCGAACGCGAGGCGGCCGTCGCCGTCCACTACCACACGAGCGCCGAGACGGCGACCGGCGTCGCCGAAACGGCCCGCGACAGCGGCGCATCGGCCGTGACGACGGTCCAGGCCGACGTGACCGATCCCGAGAGCGTCGACGGGCTGTTCGCCACCGTCGAGGACGAACTGGGACCGGTCGACAGCCTGATCAACAACGTCGGGGACTTCGCCCCCGTCCACTGGGATGAGATGGAGTTCGGCACCTGGCAACGCGTGATGGACACCAACCTGACGGCGACATACCTCTGTGCGAAGCGTGCCCTTCCATCGATGCGCGAGCGGGAATTCGGCCGGATCGTCAACGTCGGCTACGCCTCGGCGGAGAAGGGGCTGGTCGACCCCGTGAACTTCCCGTACTTCGCGGCCAAAGCGGGCGTCATCATGTTCACCCGAATGCTCGCCGCGGACACCCAGGACGACGGGATCACCGTCAACGCCGTCTCGCCGTACGTAGTGGAAAACTCGGACGAGTTTCCCGATGACCTTCCCCGCGACCGACCGGCCAGCTTCGAGGACGTCGCCCGACCCGTCCTGTTCTTCCTCGATCCGGAGAACGAGTACGTAAGCGGCGAGAACGTCGAGGTGGACGGCGGGTGGCTTCCCGAAGACGTTTGA
- a CDS encoding BtrH N-terminal domain-containing protein, translated as MTGLSGYEHATGDHCGSTSLRNLGAHFGWPVDEPTSFGLASGLGFTYFELPESPHRGFFGRPLWIEDAHFDNRGIAHDLHRDEPWEAVEARLRDRTAAGDPVMVYTDIFHLDYFDTGTHFAPHTLLVVGVDGETAVLSDSEFESLQRIPLSQLREAMASDAVFDLSHRHLVVTDAEPTVSLADATRRAIATTARYMLDPESVDRPLGPGAHGLDGIRRFAADLPTWTALPDPQWTVRFAYQNVERRGTGGATFRRLYARFLDRATADHPELDPGLADRTHAIADDWNAIGATLKSASELDSPESVAFESALAEASEAVEAVADRERALYRDLIESVDPPADG; from the coding sequence ATGACGGGTCTTTCGGGTTACGAGCACGCCACGGGCGACCACTGCGGATCCACGTCGCTTCGCAACCTCGGCGCGCACTTCGGCTGGCCGGTCGACGAACCGACGAGCTTCGGTCTCGCTTCCGGGCTCGGCTTCACCTACTTCGAGCTCCCGGAGAGCCCCCACCGCGGGTTCTTCGGGCGACCGCTGTGGATCGAGGACGCCCACTTCGACAACCGCGGGATCGCCCACGACCTCCACCGCGACGAGCCGTGGGAAGCGGTCGAAGCGAGACTTCGGGACCGAACCGCCGCGGGCGACCCAGTGATGGTCTACACGGACATCTTCCACCTCGATTACTTCGACACGGGGACCCACTTCGCGCCACATACGCTGCTGGTCGTCGGCGTCGATGGTGAGACGGCCGTCCTCTCGGACAGCGAGTTCGAGTCGCTCCAGCGAATCCCGCTCTCACAGTTGCGCGAGGCGATGGCATCCGACGCCGTCTTCGACCTGTCTCACCGCCACCTCGTCGTGACCGATGCGGAACCGACCGTTTCGCTCGCCGACGCCACTCGGCGAGCGATCGCGACGACGGCCCGCTACATGCTCGATCCCGAGTCGGTCGATCGACCGCTCGGGCCCGGGGCTCACGGCCTCGACGGCATTCGTCGGTTCGCGGCCGATCTCCCGACGTGGACGGCCCTCCCGGATCCGCAGTGGACGGTTCGATTCGCCTACCAGAACGTCGAGCGCCGCGGCACCGGCGGCGCCACCTTCCGACGGCTGTACGCTCGCTTTCTCGATCGGGCGACGGCCGACCATCCGGAACTCGACCCGGGGCTCGCCGATCGAACCCACGCGATAGCCGACGACTGGAACGCCATCGGGGCGACGCTCAAATCGGCGAGCGAACTCGACTCGCCGGAGTCCGTCGCGTTCGAGTCGGCGCTCGCGGAGGCGAGCGAGGCCGTCGAGGCCGTCGCCGACCGCGAGCGTGCGCTCTATCGCGACCTCATAGAGTCGGTCGACCCGCCCGCCGACGGTTGA